In Candidatus Hydrogenedentota bacterium, the following proteins share a genomic window:
- a CDS encoding extracellular solute-binding protein, with translation MPYPQGLARSVGTPTGWKCLRVCVLCAFFVLGANATELVLGPPPWDLRPHVRWSLQTVATMYESSHPGVTVRVTPGLASFNATTVDAQDLGDIMFVPGTEFGRASILGILVERGLCLDLSANVQEPAFEKDDFYPNVWDSVTRDNRIWAVPLMVRSWGLAVDARKADATAFGEQVQSWQGLINSQSALVRDFNGDSIPDYTSMLCGMTPFTVWQCVFLDLGGDPSDAASLRPGTPAWEGALSVVNGLHSANPLFFDRLRLTRALELRRDAAVRFVHDDDAGRTSFQLHDGPENWKLVPVPGSGAIAPLDTTVLAIKPGPPDKEAAAWAFVRWLTSAAVLAELTPKFHLTPLRQSVVATINDPVTSFFAAQIERMRFQPPSGAANPDVEGLRASLNAIGSGDTHAKL, from the coding sequence ATGCCTTATCCACAAGGACTTGCGCGAAGTGTCGGAACGCCGACGGGGTGGAAATGTCTCCGCGTGTGCGTACTCTGCGCCTTTTTCGTGTTGGGCGCAAACGCGACGGAACTCGTGCTCGGGCCGCCGCCCTGGGATTTGCGCCCCCACGTCCGCTGGTCGTTGCAGACAGTCGCCACCATGTACGAATCGTCGCATCCGGGCGTCACGGTCCGCGTCACGCCCGGGCTCGCTTCGTTTAATGCAACGACTGTCGATGCCCAGGATCTTGGCGACATCATGTTCGTTCCCGGCACGGAGTTTGGCCGGGCGTCGATACTGGGCATTCTTGTCGAGCGCGGACTATGTCTCGACCTTTCCGCGAATGTGCAGGAACCGGCATTCGAGAAAGACGACTTCTACCCAAACGTGTGGGATTCCGTTACCCGTGACAATCGGATTTGGGCCGTCCCGCTGATGGTCCGCTCGTGGGGCCTGGCCGTTGACGCCCGCAAGGCGGATGCGACCGCGTTCGGCGAGCAAGTTCAGTCGTGGCAGGGGTTGATCAACTCGCAAAGCGCCCTGGTGCGCGATTTCAACGGAGACTCGATCCCGGACTACACCTCGATGTTGTGCGGGATGACCCCGTTCACGGTGTGGCAATGCGTGTTCCTGGACCTGGGCGGCGATCCGTCAGATGCGGCGTCGTTGCGGCCGGGTACGCCGGCCTGGGAGGGAGCGTTATCCGTCGTGAACGGCCTGCATTCCGCGAACCCCCTGTTCTTTGACCGTTTGCGCCTGACGCGGGCGCTTGAATTGCGGCGCGATGCGGCGGTCCGATTCGTGCATGACGACGACGCGGGTAGAACATCGTTCCAGCTTCATGATGGACCGGAGAACTGGAAGCTCGTCCCGGTGCCGGGATCGGGCGCGATCGCGCCGCTCGACACGACGGTTCTGGCCATCAAACCCGGCCCGCCGGATAAGGAGGCGGCGGCGTGGGCTTTTGTGCGTTGGTTAACGTCCGCGGCGGTGCTTGCGGAGTTGACCCCGAAGTTTCACCTGACGCCGCTTCGGCAGTCGGTCGTGGCCACGATAAACGATCCCGTCACCTCGTTCTTCGCGGCCCAGATCGAGCGGATGCGGTTCCAGCCGCCGTCGGGCGCCGCGAATCCGGACGTGGAGGGGCTGCGCGCGTCCCTGAATGCCATCGGTTCCGGCGATACCCATGCCAAACTGTGA
- a CDS encoding glycosyltransferase family 9 protein: MSVTEQHSDADFLRRIFPPALRPLAADINPESVLFAPGWGLGLGDQCMCVPLVRLLKRRFPDAHLCVLTSYPEFWECSGITGAEFVPLDPNSAHQISEYVGQFDVAIVGYFPGSLDTLSMAGKPIAFAAGGQLMQYRCFYADTDRRGEIPLESCRVTVCEAHKFLSLFADIGVCTRDEYWEALSNLDSVDARDSRTRGRRVLICPAAAQLYKEWPAARWSDLAEDLVRNGASVTVSSGMNSREASVAERIASGHPGIDLMPPQSLGCFMESLSEFDLVISGDTSVQHLVSFLGRPVSLTIYGPTDPLRFCPPTPNCFHLAPSTLSRAEARDGVLACFALMAGEYGHVAHEANALSLKSAALQFVEACRLGAQATDGAENSQDYKVRIRELRRLLRPESRLFCLGCEGQLQRVFAVFERAQPLVAIQYLRQSSAYRMARWIVSHG, from the coding sequence ATGAGCGTCACGGAGCAGCATAGCGACGCCGACTTTCTGCGCCGCATCTTTCCGCCGGCGTTGCGGCCGCTGGCAGCGGACATTAATCCCGAGTCCGTACTCTTCGCGCCCGGTTGGGGCCTCGGACTCGGCGACCAGTGCATGTGCGTGCCGCTGGTCCGGCTATTGAAGCGCCGATTCCCGGACGCGCACTTGTGTGTCCTGACAAGCTACCCGGAGTTTTGGGAATGCAGCGGGATCACCGGCGCCGAATTCGTGCCGCTGGACCCTAACTCGGCGCACCAGATATCCGAATACGTGGGACAGTTCGACGTTGCGATCGTCGGATACTTCCCCGGAAGCCTGGACACGCTGTCCATGGCGGGGAAACCCATCGCCTTTGCCGCGGGCGGCCAGCTCATGCAGTACCGCTGCTTTTATGCCGACACGGACAGGCGCGGCGAAATACCGCTCGAGTCGTGTCGCGTGACCGTATGCGAGGCGCACAAGTTTCTTTCGCTCTTCGCGGATATTGGCGTGTGTACGCGCGACGAGTATTGGGAGGCGCTCTCGAATCTTGATTCCGTGGATGCCCGGGATTCCCGGACGCGCGGCCGACGCGTCTTGATTTGTCCCGCTGCCGCGCAGTTGTATAAGGAATGGCCCGCTGCGCGCTGGAGCGATCTCGCCGAGGACCTCGTACGCAACGGGGCTTCGGTGACGGTATCCTCGGGCATGAATTCGCGTGAAGCGTCGGTAGCCGAACGAATCGCGAGTGGGCATCCCGGAATCGACCTAATGCCGCCGCAGTCGCTTGGCTGTTTCATGGAGTCGCTCAGCGAGTTTGACCTGGTTATTTCAGGCGACACGTCGGTCCAACACCTGGTTTCGTTCCTGGGCAGACCTGTTTCGCTCACGATTTATGGTCCAACCGACCCGCTCCGGTTTTGTCCGCCGACACCCAATTGCTTCCATTTGGCTCCATCTACGCTGTCCAGAGCGGAGGCCCGGGACGGCGTCTTGGCGTGTTTTGCGCTGATGGCGGGCGAATACGGCCACGTGGCCCATGAAGCGAACGCGCTGAGCCTCAAGAGTGCTGCCTTGCAGTTCGTTGAAGCCTGCCGGTTGGGCGCGCAAGCGACGGACGGAGCGGAGAATTCACAGGATTACAAGGTGCGAATCCGGGAGTTACGCCGGTTGCTCCGCCCGGAGTCCCGGCTGTTTTGCCTGGGTTGCGAGGGTCAGCTTCAACGAGTCTTCGCCGTATTTGAACGGGCGCAGCCCCTCGTTGCGATCCAGTACCTGCGCCAGTCTTCGGCGTACCGTATGGCCAGATGGATCGTAAGCCATGGATGA
- a CDS encoding GntR family transcriptional regulator has protein sequence MLEKVNLNSSVAVYVQIENQVRFAVAAGKLKADDQLPSVRELSERLEVNPNTVSKACRDLEVMGIVYTRRGMGIYIQKGAEARCRSAVRTQVIEKLYEVVGEALAAGFSHKEMGAIADKLCHAGVEPYAIESSLVRSLTKV, from the coding sequence ATGCTGGAAAAAGTCAATCTGAATAGTAGTGTCGCCGTGTATGTGCAAATAGAGAACCAGGTGCGCTTCGCCGTCGCCGCGGGCAAACTGAAAGCGGATGACCAGTTGCCTTCCGTGCGGGAACTGAGCGAGCGGTTGGAGGTGAACCCGAATACCGTGTCGAAGGCGTGCCGGGATTTGGAAGTCATGGGCATCGTCTACACGCGGCGTGGAATGGGGATATACATCCAAAAGGGCGCCGAGGCCAGGTGCCGCTCCGCTGTACGCACGCAGGTCATCGAAAAACTATACGAGGTCGTTGGTGAGGCCCTGGCGGCGGGATTTTCGCACAAGGAAATGGGGGCAATCGCAGACAAGCTCTGCCACGCCGGCGTAGAACCCTACGCAATCGAAAGCAGCCTCGTACGATCGCTGACGAAAGTTTGA
- a CDS encoding D-alanine--D-alanine ligase, whose translation MKKTHVAVLMGGVSSEHEVSLKSGAMVSGNIDRAKYDVTQVVITQEGHWKFPGEDLLDIYHALPRLRELKVDCVFIALHGPFGEDGRLQGMFDALGMPYTGSGCAASALAMDKIHSKAVARQAGVRVADQFLLTRQEWDANRAAILARVEKEFDYPCLIKSPCQGSSIGMAIPKDVEHFKKSLLEVFMYGDLVMIEKFINGTEVTCAVLDVEPGDPPRALPVTEICPVDSEFFDYHAKYTPGACNEITPARISPEVTKKVQAVAERVHHVIGCSGFSRSDFILDGDDPVWIEVNTIPGMTETSLYPQAAAAAGIAFPQMLSLFIEEALARK comes from the coding sequence ATGAAGAAGACGCACGTGGCCGTCCTGATGGGCGGCGTCAGTTCTGAACACGAGGTATCGCTGAAGAGCGGCGCGATGGTCAGCGGCAACATCGACCGCGCCAAGTACGATGTGACGCAGGTCGTCATCACGCAGGAGGGCCACTGGAAATTTCCCGGCGAAGACCTGCTCGATATCTACCACGCGTTGCCGCGTCTGCGCGAGTTGAAGGTTGACTGCGTCTTCATCGCGCTCCACGGCCCCTTCGGCGAGGACGGCCGCTTACAGGGCATGTTCGATGCACTCGGAATGCCGTATACCGGATCGGGCTGCGCCGCGAGTGCGCTCGCGATGGACAAGATTCACTCGAAGGCCGTCGCGCGGCAGGCGGGCGTTCGCGTCGCGGATCAATTTCTGCTCACGCGTCAGGAGTGGGACGCGAACCGTGCGGCGATCCTCGCGCGCGTGGAGAAGGAATTCGATTATCCGTGTTTGATCAAGAGTCCCTGCCAGGGTTCGAGCATTGGCATGGCGATACCTAAGGACGTCGAGCACTTCAAGAAGAGCCTGCTGGAAGTTTTCATGTACGGCGATCTCGTGATGATCGAAAAGTTCATCAACGGCACCGAGGTGACATGCGCGGTGCTCGATGTCGAACCCGGCGACCCGCCGCGCGCGTTGCCCGTCACCGAGATTTGCCCGGTCGATTCAGAGTTTTTCGACTACCACGCGAAGTACACGCCCGGCGCTTGCAACGAAATCACCCCGGCGCGCATCTCGCCCGAAGTCACGAAGAAGGTGCAGGCCGTTGCCGAACGCGTGCACCACGTCATCGGGTGCAGCGGGTTCAGCCGCAGCGACTTTATCCTCGACGGCGACGACCCCGTGTGGATTGAAGTCAACACCATTCCCGGCATGACCGAAACCTCGCTCTACCCCCAGGCCGCCGCCGCCGCCGGGATCGCCTTCCCGCAGATGCTCAGCCTGTTTATCGAGGAAGCCCTCGCGCGGAAGTAA
- a CDS encoding ATP-binding protein: MYFHRDLESAFIDASTQFPVVLLTGPRQVGKTTLLRHLCGTDRRYVTLDDLTLRSLANEDPRLFLQRYRPPALIDEIQYAPNLLPYIKMETDTSRTPGAFWLTGSQQFHMMKGITESLAGRVAVVRMLGFSRRELDRRKPVAGPFLPTRHALEERAATAAASKLDSIYKLIWMGSYPALHAGSVRDRDLFYSSYLQTYLQRDVRDLTQVGDQQSFVRFIKACAARTAQMLNLSELARDVDVSVKTAKAWLSILEASFQVALVQPYHSNVTKRLVKTPKLYFLDTGLCSYLTEWSSPETLASGAMSGAFFETFAYTEILKSWWHRMRTPNLYYYRDKDTKEIDFVIEQDQTLYPVEVKRSATPKREWVQAFVVLDRLKKPVGEGGVICMCEEITPLSLGTNAIPIGVV, encoded by the coding sequence ATGTACTTTCACAGGGACCTCGAATCGGCGTTCATAGACGCATCAACCCAGTTCCCGGTCGTCCTGCTCACCGGCCCGCGGCAGGTGGGGAAGACCACCCTGCTCCGTCACCTGTGTGGTACGGACCGCCGCTACGTCACCCTGGATGACTTGACCCTGCGGTCCTTGGCCAATGAGGACCCAAGGTTGTTCCTCCAGCGATACCGGCCCCCGGCCCTAATTGACGAAATCCAGTATGCGCCAAACCTGCTTCCATACATTAAGATGGAGACGGACACGTCCCGAACGCCCGGGGCATTCTGGCTTACCGGCTCGCAGCAGTTCCATATGATGAAAGGAATCACCGAGAGCCTCGCGGGAAGGGTCGCCGTTGTACGCATGCTGGGCTTCTCCCGACGGGAACTTGATCGCAGGAAACCCGTTGCCGGTCCCTTTCTTCCGACCCGGCATGCCCTCGAAGAACGAGCCGCGACCGCTGCTGCGTCGAAACTCGATTCCATCTACAAGTTGATCTGGATGGGTTCGTATCCTGCGTTGCACGCGGGTTCGGTGCGTGACCGTGATCTGTTCTACAGTTCGTATCTTCAGACCTACCTTCAGCGCGATGTACGCGACTTGACCCAGGTCGGCGATCAGCAGTCGTTCGTTCGGTTCATCAAAGCGTGCGCGGCACGGACCGCGCAGATGCTGAATCTTTCCGAACTCGCTCGCGATGTCGACGTCAGCGTGAAGACCGCCAAGGCATGGCTTTCCATCTTGGAGGCGAGCTTTCAAGTGGCGTTGGTTCAACCATACCATTCCAACGTCACCAAGCGATTGGTCAAGACACCCAAGTTGTATTTCCTGGACACCGGGCTCTGTTCGTATCTCACCGAGTGGTCATCGCCGGAGACGTTGGCGTCCGGCGCAATGAGCGGCGCTTTCTTCGAAACCTTTGCGTACACGGAGATTCTCAAGAGTTGGTGGCACCGCATGCGCACACCGAACCTTTACTACTACCGGGACAAAGACACCAAGGAAATCGATTTCGTAATCGAGCAGGATCAAACGCTCTACCCGGTGGAGGTCAAACGAAGTGCAACACCCAAGCGAGAGTGGGTCCAGGCTTTCGTTGTCTTGGACCGCTTGAAAAAACCAGTGGGCGAGGGCGGAGTGATTTGTATGTGTGAAGAGATAACCCCGCTGAGTCTCGGCACGAATGCTATACCAATCGGCGTGGTGTAG
- a CDS encoding AAA family ATPase: protein MLTHLSIRNFKLFQRADIELGNAVVLIGPNNSGKTTALQALALWNIGLRKWNEKRQGKASPEKRPGVTINRRDLISIPVPGSNLLWRDLHVRDIERVWSDDEGKRKPKTSNIRIEIEVRGVTRDKPWSCAFEFDYANDESFYCRPLRIGNGSRSGRMEVPSEAAEVNVAFLPPMSGLAATEPKWEPGRVNVLVGEGQTAQVLRNLCFQIHSKTDGGNDWRRVCRIMSDLFGIELLAPEYVAERGEITMAYKQRRIQLDISSSGRGLQQTLLLLAHLYSNPGTVLLLDEPDAHLEILRQREIYTLLTNTAGAQGSQIIAASHSEVILNEACGKDTVIAFVGTPHRIDDRGTQVLKSLRDIGFDQYYQAEQMGWVLYLEGPTDLAILQAFSDTLGHTARKYLERPFVHYVSSNLPSRAEAHFFGLREAKPNLVGIAVFDRLEVTLSSTEDFVETMWSKREIENYLCAEDVLLAYARRDEADDLFSAAEREPREEAMRAAIREVSDALKVLDMPSPWSDDIKASDDFLDRVFRTFCKKLRLPLEMRKSEYHQLAKLVPAHEIHQDIVETLDEIVRIAARARPGR from the coding sequence ATGTTGACGCACCTGTCGATACGAAATTTCAAGCTCTTCCAGCGCGCCGATATCGAGTTGGGAAATGCCGTCGTACTCATAGGACCGAACAATTCGGGCAAGACAACCGCGCTGCAAGCACTGGCCTTATGGAATATCGGACTTCGAAAATGGAACGAAAAACGGCAAGGTAAGGCGTCGCCTGAGAAACGCCCAGGGGTGACTATCAACCGGCGCGATCTAATTTCGATTCCCGTTCCAGGTTCGAACTTATTGTGGAGGGACCTCCATGTCCGCGATATAGAACGCGTCTGGAGCGACGACGAAGGAAAGAGGAAGCCGAAGACCTCGAATATTCGAATAGAAATCGAAGTTCGTGGGGTCACGCGCGACAAACCGTGGAGTTGCGCATTTGAGTTTGATTATGCCAATGATGAGTCTTTTTATTGCCGGCCACTACGAATTGGCAACGGTTCGAGGTCAGGTCGTATGGAGGTGCCATCGGAAGCGGCCGAGGTAAATGTCGCTTTTCTGCCGCCCATGTCAGGCCTTGCAGCAACAGAGCCAAAGTGGGAACCTGGAAGAGTAAACGTTCTGGTCGGCGAGGGACAGACCGCACAAGTCTTGCGCAATCTCTGTTTTCAGATTCACTCGAAGACCGACGGGGGGAATGATTGGCGGCGCGTCTGCAGAATCATGAGCGATCTGTTCGGGATTGAACTTCTCGCGCCGGAATATGTCGCGGAGCGCGGTGAGATTACGATGGCCTACAAGCAGCGAAGAATCCAACTGGATATTTCGTCATCCGGCCGCGGTCTTCAGCAAACGCTGCTGCTCTTGGCGCATTTGTATTCCAATCCGGGTACGGTACTGCTTCTCGACGAGCCTGACGCCCATCTTGAAATACTGCGCCAGCGAGAGATTTATACACTTCTGACCAATACGGCTGGCGCCCAAGGCTCTCAGATTATTGCGGCAAGCCATTCGGAAGTTATTCTGAATGAAGCTTGCGGCAAGGATACGGTGATTGCATTCGTCGGTACTCCCCATCGAATCGACGATCGTGGAACTCAGGTGTTGAAGTCGCTTCGGGACATTGGGTTTGACCAATACTATCAAGCCGAGCAAATGGGGTGGGTTTTGTACTTGGAGGGGCCGACGGATTTGGCAATTCTTCAAGCGTTCTCCGACACACTTGGCCACACTGCGCGCAAGTACCTTGAGCGACCGTTCGTCCACTATGTGAGTTCGAATCTTCCAAGCCGCGCGGAAGCGCATTTTTTTGGTCTGCGGGAGGCGAAACCGAATTTGGTAGGAATTGCGGTCTTCGATCGGCTCGAAGTCACACTATCTTCCACCGAAGACTTTGTAGAAACTATGTGGTCCAAACGCGAAATTGAGAACTATTTGTGTGCAGAAGACGTGCTGCTGGCATATGCGCGGCGGGATGAAGCGGACGATTTATTTTCAGCCGCTGAGCGCGAACCCAGAGAAGAGGCCATGCGGGCGGCAATTCGGGAAGTGTCTGACGCGCTGAAAGTCCTCGACATGCCTAGTCCGTGGTCTGACGATATAAAGGCGTCGGACGATTTCCTCGATAGAGTGTTTCGCACCTTCTGCAAGAAGCTCCGCTTGCCGCTCGAGATGCGAAAATCCGAATACCATCAATTGGCAAAACTCGTTCCGGCCCACGAGATTCATCAAGATATTGTCGAAACGCTCGATGAGATTGTACGGATCGCCGCACGCGCCCGGCCAGGGCGCTAA
- a CDS encoding extracellular solute-binding protein encodes MSKANESKKSGPPVKSDAELVRQTLGGERASYDELVRRHYKTALAVCFGITANREDSQDLVQDTFLRCFERLAEVREPERFSHYLVTAARHAALNLVKRRRRLQQKASTIRELYGDDFRSSESGAGEAVNTEMREAIRRQLQRVPTKSREVVCLFYFDQRPTPEIAEFLGISEAAVRKRLEYGRNSLKAALEKEIEPAIQDDKQRNAHLGIVLANLRTVPVQPARQEVHQTQWPRRRAAAAFAAILCGIVALLLAPRYWPTRFDANTAVPPPRSVPPEETRGAESPLRALDGNRTDAGPSSGLSADATANTGIAGRVVRIGPPPYALNPAQLAFLRDVASSLADSLEARFEIGSVESGATSSAVGSDDIGDVLLLDNNAIAPERSLLQFHLQGQLLPLTEFVSDPEFDMEDFFPNLWRAATIEGEVIGVPVLVRSWALAINTNYVDLDPATLASGNWPALFEHLASRLDADRQTGPTGGNYLEVPASWLWDSILLEAGGGYDDPAVVQSAAWQSTRREFERLYASFPSMLPTTTGRPQTAMPRYFQLVTDGLSGRSSLNALREQDDAWAVIAPSAPTSVVASDFTLAAIRRSTPEAEFLAWEFIKELVSKERMAELARQHQITPYRESVAAQVSDPDVRVFTNQVRAMVFPKPNDVAARNLAESHRQIEETIGLNE; translated from the coding sequence ATGAGTAAAGCAAATGAAAGTAAGAAATCGGGACCGCCAGTGAAGTCGGATGCGGAATTGGTGCGCCAAACCTTGGGTGGCGAGCGGGCTTCTTACGACGAACTGGTGCGTCGCCACTACAAGACCGCCCTAGCGGTGTGCTTTGGAATTACCGCCAATCGCGAGGACAGTCAGGACCTTGTCCAAGATACCTTCTTGCGCTGTTTCGAGCGGCTGGCGGAAGTACGGGAGCCGGAAAGGTTCTCCCACTATCTGGTGACCGCGGCCCGGCACGCGGCCCTGAACCTGGTGAAGAGGCGAAGACGGTTGCAGCAAAAAGCGTCCACAATTCGCGAACTGTACGGCGACGACTTTCGCTCAAGCGAGTCGGGCGCCGGTGAAGCCGTGAATACCGAAATGCGCGAGGCGATTCGGCGGCAGCTTCAGCGGGTCCCCACGAAGTCGCGCGAAGTGGTTTGCCTGTTCTACTTCGACCAACGGCCAACGCCGGAAATCGCCGAGTTCCTCGGAATAAGCGAAGCGGCCGTGCGGAAGCGGCTTGAATACGGGCGGAACAGCCTGAAAGCCGCTTTGGAAAAAGAGATCGAACCGGCCATCCAAGATGACAAACAACGTAACGCACACCTTGGCATCGTGCTGGCCAACTTGCGGACCGTTCCGGTGCAGCCCGCGCGGCAGGAGGTCCACCAGACGCAGTGGCCCCGGCGCAGGGCGGCCGCCGCGTTCGCGGCCATTCTCTGCGGCATCGTTGCGCTCTTGCTCGCGCCGCGGTATTGGCCCACTCGATTCGACGCGAATACCGCGGTGCCACCGCCGCGTTCCGTTCCACCGGAAGAAACCCGCGGCGCGGAGTCTCCGCTTCGCGCGCTCGACGGCAATCGCACCGATGCCGGACCCTCCAGTGGACTTTCCGCTGACGCAACCGCAAATACCGGGATTGCAGGCAGAGTCGTCCGCATCGGGCCACCACCATACGCGCTCAATCCTGCGCAACTGGCGTTCCTGCGAGACGTCGCTTCGAGCCTCGCGGATTCGCTTGAAGCAAGATTCGAGATCGGCTCGGTCGAATCCGGCGCAACCAGCAGTGCGGTTGGATCGGACGACATTGGCGATGTGCTCTTGTTGGACAACAATGCGATCGCCCCGGAGCGCTCTTTGCTCCAATTCCACCTTCAAGGGCAGCTACTACCGCTGACGGAGTTTGTGTCCGATCCGGAATTTGATATGGAAGACTTTTTCCCGAACCTATGGCGGGCGGCTACGATTGAAGGCGAAGTGATCGGCGTGCCCGTACTCGTTCGCTCCTGGGCATTGGCCATCAACACGAACTACGTTGACTTGGACCCTGCCACACTTGCTTCCGGCAACTGGCCGGCCCTCTTTGAACATCTCGCATCGCGACTGGACGCGGACCGGCAGACGGGACCCACGGGCGGCAATTACCTCGAAGTGCCTGCGAGTTGGCTCTGGGACTCGATCTTGCTGGAGGCGGGCGGTGGATACGACGATCCAGCCGTCGTCCAGTCTGCCGCCTGGCAGTCTACCCGCCGCGAGTTCGAACGGCTATACGCGAGCTTTCCCTCAATGCTTCCGACTACGACGGGAAGACCGCAAACCGCCATGCCGAGGTACTTTCAATTGGTGACGGATGGGTTGTCCGGGCGATCGAGCCTCAACGCGTTGCGGGAGCAGGACGATGCGTGGGCGGTCATCGCACCAAGCGCGCCAACCAGCGTCGTTGCCTCGGATTTCACGCTGGCGGCGATTCGCCGTAGTACGCCCGAGGCCGAATTCCTCGCGTGGGAGTTCATCAAGGAACTGGTCTCGAAGGAGCGGATGGCGGAACTTGCACGCCAGCACCAAATAACGCCGTACCGGGAGTCGGTGGCGGCGCAAGTTTCAGACCCGGACGTGCGCGTATTTACGAATCAGGTAAGGGCGATGGTATTTCCGAAACCAAATGACGTGGCTGCGCGGAATTTGGCGGAAAGCCATCGCCAGATTGAAGAGACCATTGGGCTGAACGAATAG
- a CDS encoding radical SAM protein — protein MDDPFDAQARFDTPEVQDRLQEYLQYGDTRPLQVDLDITTECNYRCTFCGDLARGQLNRGGLNATQLLALLDDMHALGVRDVSLIGGGEPTASPHFCMVIEGLRTRGIRVGVVTNGSLITDVIADCIADTCSWIRISLDAGSRDTYGALHHPPEGITLDTVVSRVSRLARRMPGRVGISFLVMNRNVGEIEAAARIARGCGCSYIRIRPAQHPMTGRVLPIRDADELRRQLDLTSAYATKDFLVSVGDTWAAAGDYPNESLQRKEYFRCHAQAFGTTIAGTGAVFVCSKWRGEAKWEIGNVRHTRLTEIWSSEQRRTVLAKLNPSRVCSNVYCQAHVYNELLDRLAAVEICV, from the coding sequence ATGGATGATCCCTTCGACGCTCAAGCGCGATTTGATACGCCGGAGGTGCAAGACCGGTTGCAGGAGTATCTCCAATATGGCGACACCCGGCCCTTGCAGGTGGACTTGGACATAACCACGGAGTGCAATTATCGCTGCACGTTTTGCGGCGACTTGGCGCGGGGCCAGCTCAACCGTGGCGGCTTGAACGCTACCCAATTGCTGGCGCTTCTGGACGATATGCACGCGCTCGGTGTGCGCGACGTCTCGCTCATCGGTGGTGGTGAGCCAACCGCTTCGCCGCATTTCTGCATGGTAATTGAAGGATTGCGCACACGAGGTATCCGGGTTGGCGTTGTAACCAACGGGAGCCTGATTACAGATGTAATTGCGGACTGCATCGCCGACACCTGCTCCTGGATACGGATCAGTCTAGACGCGGGTTCGCGGGATACCTACGGCGCGCTGCACCATCCCCCCGAGGGTATTACGCTCGATACGGTCGTGTCGCGGGTGTCGCGCTTGGCACGTCGCATGCCCGGGCGCGTTGGAATCTCGTTCCTGGTGATGAATCGCAACGTAGGAGAGATAGAGGCGGCGGCCAGGATAGCCCGCGGCTGTGGCTGCTCGTACATTCGGATACGCCCGGCGCAACATCCGATGACCGGACGGGTGCTACCGATCCGGGATGCGGACGAACTGCGCCGGCAGCTTGACCTGACTTCCGCATATGCGACAAAAGACTTCCTCGTAAGCGTTGGGGACACTTGGGCCGCTGCCGGTGACTATCCAAACGAATCGCTGCAACGCAAGGAATACTTCCGCTGCCACGCCCAGGCGTTTGGCACGACGATAGCCGGGACGGGAGCGGTATTTGTTTGTTCCAAGTGGCGCGGTGAGGCGAAGTGGGAGATTGGAAACGTGCGGCACACGCGCCTGACGGAGATTTGGAGTAGTGAGCAAAGGCGGACCGTGCTCGCCAAACTAAATCCGAGCCGGGTGTGCTCCAATGTTTACTGCCAGGCCCACGTGTACAACGAATTGCTGGATAGACTCGCAGCCGTGGAGATATGTGTTTAG